From the Finegoldia magna ATCC 29328 genome, the window TGAGTTAGGAATGTTAACACCTTTTTTGCTCTTTAAAACACCGTAATTATTGACTTTGCAAATTATATCTGTATCTTTGATATCTATAACTTCAAGCTCAACTAATCCGTCATCTATCAATACTTTTTTTCCAATACTCAAATCATCTGGAAGTCCTTTGTAACTTACAGAACATATATTTTGATCTCCAATCACATCTCTTGTAGTTAATGTAAATTGATCTCCAATTGAAAGTTGAACTTGTTCTACTCCAAAATCTCCCAATCTAATTTCAGGGCCTTTTGTATCTAACATTATTGCTACTGGTAAATCCAATTCTTCACGTGCTTGTTTTATGTTTTTTATTCTTTGTAAATGCTCTTCGTGACTTCCATGTGAGAAGTTCAATCTGCACACATTCATTCCTATTTGCATCAATGTTTTTAAAGTCTCTACAGAATCTGATGCTGGACCTATAGTACAGACTATTTTAGTTTTCTTTAACATATTTACTCCTAATTATATTGAGATTTCTTTGGATATTTCATACAAATCATCTCTAAATTTTCTTTTTGTTGTAACTGCCTCATCAATTGGGACTGTGATTATCTTATTATCTTTCATGGCGATAGCCAAGTCTGTTTTTTCTTCCATTATTAATTTTACTGCCAAATTTCCCATTTGTGTTGCCATTAACCTATCAAATGTACATGGAGTTCCACCACGTTGAACGTGACCCAAAATTGTAACTTTTGTTTCTACTCCAGTTTTTTCTTCAATCATATTTTTAATATCATATGCTCCACCGACTCCTTCAGCAAGCATAATTAAATGATGAAGTTTTCCTCTTTTTCTTCCTCGTTCGATTTTTTCTGTAACCTCATCTATATTTAATTCTACTTCAGGAACGAGAATAGATTCCGCTCCCGATGCAACTCCTGAATACAATGCGATATCTCCGCAATTTCTTCCCATAACTTCAATTATGTTCGCTCGTCCATGGCTTGAAGAAGTGTCTCTTAATTTTGATATCGCATCACTTACTGTCTCAACAGCAGTGAAAAATCCAATCGTATAATCGGTATAACCCATATCATTATCTATTGTACAAGGAATCCCAATAGTCGATATTCCTATTTTGCTAAGTGCACTTGCACCTTTAAATGAACCATCTCCACCTAAAACCACAAGTCCATCTATTCCAAAATCTTTTAAAATTTGTGCACCCTTTTTTTGACCTTCTTCGGTTTTGAATTCCGGGCATCTCGCAGATCCCAAGATAGTTCCGCCACGGTGAATAATATCTGCAACAGAAGAAACATTCATTTCGTAAATATTTCCGTTCATAAGCCCATCATATCCAGACCTTATTCCCATAACTCTTATACCATTGTAAATACAAGTTCTAGCTATAGAACGAATGCATGCATTCATTCCTGGTGCATCGCCACCACTTGTTAGAATTGCTATTGTTTTCATAATTAACCTCTATTTCAAAACTACATTTTCTCTTCCTAATAATGAAACTAACTCATCAATAGTATTATCTTCGCATGAAATTCTAAATTCATTTCCTAGCAAATAGTTTTGTTTTTTATCTTCAAAATATATATTTGATTGAGTATCCCCTTTGCTATTAAGTAGTATTGGCTTGACTTTATCCAAAATATAGCTTGGCATATTTTTAGTAATTCTTAAAAATAATTTTGTCTCTGATTCTTCTTGTTTTTCAACATTTGAAATAGATTTGATGCTTTGAATGCTGTCCACTATAATTTTTGGATCTTCACCTTCAATGATATTAAGCCTTCCACCTACAATCAAAATCTCATCTTCATTTAAAATTTCAGAATATTGTTCGTATTTTTGTGGAAATACTATTAACTCCATAGTTCCGTACAAATCTTCAAATTTCACAAATTCCATTATTTTCTGATTTTTTGTAAATTTTTTATTGATAGATTCAATGATTCCTACGACCTTAACTCTTTTTCCATCAAAGTTTTTTTCATTGTAAGCATCATCTTCCAAATCTCCTGTAGAAAAATTAGAATATTGACCTATAATACTTGAATACGCTCTTAAAGGATGGTCTGATAAATATATACCCAATACTTCCTTTTCCATTCTCAAAAGTTCGGATTTATCGAACTCTTCTCTTCTTGTAAAATCATCTCGATCATTTTCTTCATTTGATTCAAACATATCAAACAAATTAGATTGACCAGGAACATTATTTTTTAATCCCGACTGAACTGAATCAATGATAGATTGGTATTGAAGCATTAATGTCGCTCTAGTTTCTCCTAGAGATGAAAATGCTCCAGCTTTTATAAGAGATTCAATCGATCTTTTGTTAATAGCTGATTTGTCCTTTGCGTAAATTCTTTCAACAAAATCTCTGAAACTTTTGAATTTACCATTTTCATTTCTTGAAATAATTGTTTGGTCGATTAAATTCGTTCCAACATTTTTGATTGCCTTTAATCCATAAATTATCGAATTGTCTTTTACATCAAATTTATCCAGGCTGTAATTGATATCTGGTGGAGATATTTCGATTTCAAGTCTTCTTGCTTCTTCGATATACAAAGATATTTGAGAAGTATTACCCATAACTGAAGATATCAACGCCGCCAAGAATTCTACTGGATAATAATATTTTAACCAAGCCGTTCTCATAGCTACTAACGAATAAGCTGCAGAGTGAGATTTATTAAAGGCATATTTTGCAAAATCTATCATTAAATCGTAGATTTTATTTGCAACATCTTCTTCAACGCCTCTTCTAATTGCTCCTTCAATTAAAATATTTCCATTTTCATCTTCTTTTCCAAAGATGAATTCTTTTCTTCCATCTTCCATTACTTTCATTTTTTTCTTACTCATCGCACGTCTCAAATTGTCAGCTTCACCCAAGCTGAAACCTGCAATTTTTTGAACTATTTGCATAACTTGTTCTTGGTATACAATCGTACCATAAGTTGGCTTCAATATATCTTCAAGTAATGGAGATAAATATTCAACATCTTCTTCATTATGTTTGTTGTGAATATAAGTTGGAATTTCGTTCATTGGACCAGGTCTAAACAAAGCATTCGCCGCTATTAAATCGTCAAATTTAGTTGGCTTCAATTCTTTTAAGAAGTTTCTCATTCCTTGAGATTCAAATTGGAATATTCCCAAAGTTTGCGCAACTGTAAACATCGACAAAACTTTTGGATCATTTTCGTTCATATCTTCAAAATTCACATCAATGTTTTTATTTTTCTTGATATATTTAATGCAATCACTAATTACAGTTAAAGTTCTAAGACCCAAAAAGTCCATCTTCAATAGACCAAGTTCTTCGAGTTCTGTCATGTTGAATTGTGTGATAACTGCATCTTTGTTAATTGCCAACGGAACGTATTCCATTATTGGAAGTTTGGAAATAACAACACCTGCTGCGTGAGTTGATGTGTGACGCGGCATACCTTCAACTCTTCGTGCAACATCTACTAATTTTTTTACATCACGATTTTCTTCGTAAGCTTTTCTAAATTCCGGAGAAATTTCAAGAGATTTGTCGATATTAATATTCAAGAGATTAGGAACTTTCTTCGCAGTGTCATCCACTGTTTTAAAATCCATTGCAAGAACTCTTCCAACATCTCTTATCGCATTTCTAGCTGCCATTGTTCCAAAAGTTACTATTTGGGCAACCTTATCTTCGCCATACTTATTTACAACGTAATCTATTACCTCTTCTCTTCTTTCGTAACAAAAATCTATATCGATATCTGGCATAGAAACACGTTCAGGATTCAAAAATCTTTCGAAAATTAAATCGTAATCTAATGGATTAATGTCTGTTATTTCCAAGCAATAACTTATAATACTTCCCGCAGCAGATCCACGCCCAGGTCCAACTGGAATATCCTGTGATTTTGCAAATCTAATAAAATCCCATACGATTAAAAAGTAATCGACATATCCCATCTTTTCGATTACAGATAGCTCATATTCGCATCTTTCTTTCGCTTCTTGTAATCTTTCATCATTTGCAAATCTTTTTTCAAGTCCATCAAAAACGAGTTTTTTGAGATAGCTACTATTGGTAAATCCATCTGGAATTGCAAAATATGGTAGGTGGAGATGACCGAATTCAAGCTCTACGTTGCACATTTCTGCAATTTTTTTCGTGTTTTCAATTGCTTCAGGATATTCCTTGAACAAATCTTTCATTTGTTCTTCGCTTCTAAGGAAAAATTCTCCCGGAATGTAGCTCATTTTATTGTCTTCTTCGATAGTTTTTCCCGTTTGAAGACAAATCAAAATATTGTGTATTTTATAATCTTCTTTTTCAATATAATGAACATCATTTGTGCAGACAAGTCCAATATCTAATTCTTTAGCAATTTTGGGAATATTTTCCATAACAACCATATCTTCTCGTGAAGAATGATTTTGCAATTCTAAGTAAAAATCTTCTCCATAAATATCTTTCAATTCTTTTGCTACATCTTTGGCCTTATCATATCCATATCTAATCAAAGATTCTTGAACTTCTCCTTTTAAACATGCTGACAAGGCAATGATACCTTCGGAATATTTTCTTAAAGTATTCTTGTCCACTCTAGGTTTATAATAAAATCCTTCAACATATCCAAGTGAGACAATTTTCATTAAATTAGAATAACCCTGTTGATTCTTAGCTAAAAGAACTAAATGATTGTAGAATTTATTTTCTGGATTTTTGATTTTATGATCCTTATTAGTAGTGTAGATTTCACAACCAATAATAGGTTTTATATTTCTTTTTTTGCATTCCTTATAAAATTTTACCGTTCCAAACATACTACCGTGATCAGTAATAGCGATGGCTTTCATTTGCAAATCTTTGGCTTTATCTAAAAGCTTTTCGATCGGAGAAAACCCATCTAGCAAACTGTATTCTGTATGAACATGTAAATGCGTAAAAGTATCTATCATTTCAAACTCCTTTAGCTTATTTTATAATAATTTTGATTATTTTAAAAGAAAAATTGCTGACAATTATAAATCATCAGCAATTTTTTTAAGTTTATTAAGTCTATAACTAACTCCAGATTTTGAAATCTTAGGAGTCATCATTTCTCCCAATTCTTTCAATGAAACATCTGGGTTTTCAATTCTGGCATAAGCTAGCTCCAACAATAAAGGATCTAGCGATTCAAGACCAATAGTTTTTTCAATTTTTTCAATTATTAGCTTCTGTTTCAAAGCAGCATCCACTGTTTTATTCAAATTTGCTGTTTCAAAATTAAATCTTCTGTTGACATTGTTTTTTATATCTTTTAAGGCTCTGACATTCTCAAGTTTTAAAACGCTATTGTAAGCCTTGGTCAAGCTCAAAAAATCAGAAATAGCTTCTGCTTCTTTTATATACAAAACATAATTTTCGTTTCTTTCAAAAATAGAAGATTTTATTCCAAAACCATAAAGCATATCTTTAACTTGCATACCAACATTTTCTTGTTTGAAAATAATCTCCAAATGATACATCTTTGATGGATCGTAACAAAATCCAGTACCTAAAAAAGCTCCTTGTAAAAAGCTAATTTTCTTGACATTGGAATCTATAATTTTTTCATCAATTCCCAAATCAAAGTCAAATGGACTTGTTGAAGTATGAGTATCTTCACAAAATTGTTTCGATATTTTCTCGTCAATTAGTATTTCGTATATATTTTTCTTTCGAAGATTGTTATTGTGAATAACCTTCATATCACATTCATAATTGTAAAATTTTTTCAAATTAGAAAATATCAATCTTGCAACTGGATTACTTTCTGTTTTTAATGTAATCTTCACACCAAATGAATTGTAATTCAAAGTACCTATTGTCTTAGTAAAAGCTGATAGCATTGCCAAAACGTCGTAATCATCAAGATTACTTATTATTTCAGTTTTAATATCAGATGAAAAGCTCATATCTTTACCTTTTTTCTATAAATGATTTAGCTGTTTTTATCATATTTTTTTCTGCACTGTGACGCACATATCTCAAAGCTTTGTCAGGATTCATGAAATCTCCTTCTGCAAAGCCTTCTTCTCTTTGTGGGATAATATTATTATCTTTCGTTACCATATAAAAATAGTGAACTGTTTTAAGAACTTTAGTGCCATCCATGTGTCTGTATTTATATTTTACATATCCAATATACTTAACAA encodes:
- a CDS encoding DNA polymerase III subunit alpha, with protein sequence MIDTFTHLHVHTEYSLLDGFSPIEKLLDKAKDLQMKAIAITDHGSMFGTVKFYKECKKRNIKPIIGCEIYTTNKDHKIKNPENKFYNHLVLLAKNQQGYSNLMKIVSLGYVEGFYYKPRVDKNTLRKYSEGIIALSACLKGEVQESLIRYGYDKAKDVAKELKDIYGEDFYLELQNHSSREDMVVMENIPKIAKELDIGLVCTNDVHYIEKEDYKIHNILICLQTGKTIEEDNKMSYIPGEFFLRSEEQMKDLFKEYPEAIENTKKIAEMCNVELEFGHLHLPYFAIPDGFTNSSYLKKLVFDGLEKRFANDERLQEAKERCEYELSVIEKMGYVDYFLIVWDFIRFAKSQDIPVGPGRGSAAGSIISYCLEITDINPLDYDLIFERFLNPERVSMPDIDIDFCYERREEVIDYVVNKYGEDKVAQIVTFGTMAARNAIRDVGRVLAMDFKTVDDTAKKVPNLLNINIDKSLEISPEFRKAYEENRDVKKLVDVARRVEGMPRHTSTHAAGVVISKLPIMEYVPLAINKDAVITQFNMTELEELGLLKMDFLGLRTLTVISDCIKYIKKNKNIDVNFEDMNENDPKVLSMFTVAQTLGIFQFESQGMRNFLKELKPTKFDDLIAANALFRPGPMNEIPTYIHNKHNEEDVEYLSPLLEDILKPTYGTIVYQEQVMQIVQKIAGFSLGEADNLRRAMSKKKMKVMEDGRKEFIFGKEDENGNILIEGAIRRGVEEDVANKIYDLMIDFAKYAFNKSHSAAYSLVAMRTAWLKYYYPVEFLAALISSVMGNTSQISLYIEEARRLEIEISPPDINYSLDKFDVKDNSIIYGLKAIKNVGTNLIDQTIISRNENGKFKSFRDFVERIYAKDKSAINKRSIESLIKAGAFSSLGETRATLMLQYQSIIDSVQSGLKNNVPGQSNLFDMFESNEENDRDDFTRREEFDKSELLRMEKEVLGIYLSDHPLRAYSSIIGQYSNFSTGDLEDDAYNEKNFDGKRVKVVGIIESINKKFTKNQKIMEFVKFEDLYGTMELIVFPQKYEQYSEILNEDEILIVGGRLNIIEGEDPKIIVDSIQSIKSISNVEKQEESETKLFLRITKNMPSYILDKVKPILLNSKGDTQSNIYFEDKKQNYLLGNEFRISCEDNTIDELVSLLGRENVVLK
- the whiA gene encoding DNA-binding protein WhiA, producing the protein MSFSSDIKTEIISNLDDYDVLAMLSAFTKTIGTLNYNSFGVKITLKTESNPVARLIFSNLKKFYNYECDMKVIHNNNLRKKNIYEILIDEKISKQFCEDTHTSTSPFDFDLGIDEKIIDSNVKKISFLQGAFLGTGFCYDPSKMYHLEIIFKQENVGMQVKDMLYGFGIKSSIFERNENYVLYIKEAEAISDFLSLTKAYNSVLKLENVRALKDIKNNVNRRFNFETANLNKTVDAALKQKLIIEKIEKTIGLESLDPLLLELAYARIENPDVSLKELGEMMTPKISKSGVSYRLNKLKKIADDL
- the pfkA gene encoding 6-phosphofructokinase, producing MKTIAILTSGGDAPGMNACIRSIARTCIYNGIRVMGIRSGYDGLMNGNIYEMNVSSVADIIHRGGTILGSARCPEFKTEEGQKKGAQILKDFGIDGLVVLGGDGSFKGASALSKIGISTIGIPCTIDNDMGYTDYTIGFFTAVETVSDAISKLRDTSSSHGRANIIEVMGRNCGDIALYSGVASGAESILVPEVELNIDEVTEKIERGRKRGKLHHLIMLAEGVGGAYDIKNMIEEKTGVETKVTILGHVQRGGTPCTFDRLMATQMGNLAVKLIMEEKTDLAIAMKDNKIITVPIDEAVTTKRKFRDDLYEISKEISI
- a CDS encoding NUDIX hydrolase, which produces MEEISAGGVVINNGNVAVLKKFRGEWVLPKGRVEKGESLEQTAIREVFEESGLRAEIVKYIGYVKYKYRHMDGTKVLKTVHYFYMVTKDNNIIPQREEGFAEGDFMNPDKALRYVRHSAEKNMIKTAKSFIEKR